DNA sequence from the uncultured Fretibacterium sp. genome:
CAATTCATCGCTTCGGGTGTACGGATTCTTAAAGAGCCGGGCAACTTGGAAGGGCCTCAAAATATGGAAACATTCGATCTCTCACGACTGAATTAGAAAGTGGTGAAACTCGAATGATAGCTACGTTATTTTTACTCCTTTTTTTGATGTTGCTTTTTGCAGCGCCGGTTTTTGTTGCCCTTAGTTTTTCGTCATTGATGTCCTTCAGTTTCTTCTCCAACATGAACCTGATGGTTATCATGCAGCGAATGCTGGGTGGAATTGACAAATTCTCCTTGATATCGGTTCCTTTTTTTATTTTAGGCGCCAACGTCATGAAAAACGGTGGAATCGCCAATCGCATCTTGATCTGGGTTCGAGTCTGGGTTGGACACCTCAGAGGGGGGATTGCTTTTTCCACGGAGGTTGCGTGCATGTTTTTTGGAGCTGTATCGGGCTCTTCCCCTGCTACGGTGGTGGCTATTGGCGGCCTGATGTATCCCGCTCTCAAAAGGAATGGTTATCACGAGGGTTTTGCCACGGGGCTCATCACTTCTTCCGGTTCTGTAGCCTTACTGATCCCTCCCAGCATCAGCGCGATAATCTACGGCGCTGTTACGGGGGTCTCCGTTGGGGCTCTGTTCATGGCTGGTGTGGGGGCTGGCCTTCTTTACGGGCTCTTTTACCTGTGGTATTCCGCGTGGTATGCCTACAAAAATAAGATTCCGCAGGACAAAAGGACCTCATGGAAAGAGCGCGGTAAGGCGACTAAGGAAGCTGCTTGGGCGCTGGGTATCCCTGTCATTATCATGGGGGGGATTTATGGAGGTATCTTTACCCCTACAGAGGCTTCTGGAGTTTCAGCGGTGTATGCGATTCTCGTGTCCATGTTTATCTATAAAGAGATGGATTTCAAGAAGCTCCTGAAGACCTGCATTGACTCTGCCGAGACTACCGCACAAGTGATGATGCTTCTGGCCGCGGCT
Encoded proteins:
- a CDS encoding TRAP transporter large permease codes for the protein MIATLFLLLFLMLLFAAPVFVALSFSSLMSFSFFSNMNLMVIMQRMLGGIDKFSLISVPFFILGANVMKNGGIANRILIWVRVWVGHLRGGIAFSTEVACMFFGAVSGSSPATVVAIGGLMYPALKRNGYHEGFATGLITSSGSVALLIPPSISAIIYGAVTGVSVGALFMAGVGAGLLYGLFYLWYSAWYAYKNKIPQDKRTSWKERGKATKEAAWALGIPVIIMGGIYGGIFTPTEASGVSAVYAILVSMFIYKEMDFKKLLKTCIDSAETTAQVMMLLAAASAFGWILTVGQVPQALGNWLASASVTRVTFLLLTNVILLIAGMFIDGSSAIIIMVPLLYPLSIKLGINPVHYGVIMVANAAIGMFTPPFGMNLFVAQPITGNKMIAIIRGVMPFVLISIIALIIITYWSSLSLFLPRLVYGGMI